In one Blastococcus sp. Marseille-P5729 genomic region, the following are encoded:
- a CDS encoding alpha/beta hydrolase fold domain-containing protein, which yields MTRRLNLPYPVVRRIVKVVQRPGLGGPLPYRAQRRYLEIVGGSSPAAPRGTRTEAVTMGGVSGLRVTVGEPVRQAAVVHLHGGAYTVGSPRVYRNLGANLAEITGRAVFLPDYRLAPEHQYPAALDDALAFCRAVAADHGSYTLSGDSAGGGLAAATALQLAGSDAAPTRLGLVAPWVDLTVVPAGNRADIVVRPKWGRTSAEKYCGDQDRFDPGISPIFGDLSTLPPTLVQVGRDEVLREQCERFVRKAAAAGADVTYVEMPRLWHVAHLHADLISEAYEVLVELSQFLA from the coding sequence GTGACCCGCAGGCTCAACCTGCCCTATCCCGTGGTCCGGCGCATCGTGAAGGTCGTCCAGCGACCAGGTCTCGGTGGGCCGCTGCCGTACCGGGCGCAGCGACGCTACCTGGAGATCGTCGGGGGGAGCTCGCCCGCCGCCCCGAGGGGCACCCGCACCGAGGCGGTCACGATGGGCGGGGTCTCCGGGCTGCGGGTCACGGTCGGCGAACCCGTCCGACAGGCGGCGGTGGTGCACCTGCACGGCGGGGCCTACACCGTCGGCTCACCGCGGGTCTACCGCAACCTTGGCGCGAACCTCGCCGAGATCACCGGCCGCGCCGTGTTCTTGCCGGACTACCGGCTGGCCCCTGAGCACCAGTACCCCGCGGCGCTGGACGACGCCCTCGCCTTCTGTCGCGCGGTCGCCGCCGACCACGGCAGCTACACGCTCAGCGGCGACTCCGCCGGCGGTGGGCTGGCAGCCGCAACCGCGCTGCAGCTGGCCGGCTCGGATGCCGCACCGACTCGGCTCGGGCTCGTCGCACCGTGGGTGGACCTGACCGTCGTACCGGCCGGCAACAGGGCCGACATCGTCGTACGCCCCAAGTGGGGACGCACCAGCGCCGAGAAGTACTGCGGAGACCAGGACCGCTTCGATCCGGGAATCAGTCCCATCTTCGGGGACCTCTCGACGCTTCCGCCTACGCTCGTGCAGGTGGGCCGCGACGAGGTGCTGCGCGAGCAGTGCGAACGGTTCGTCCGCAAGGCTGCGGCAGCTGGGGCCGACGTCACCTATGTCGAGATGCCGCGCCTGTGGCATGTGGCTCACCTGCACGCCGATCTGATCAGCGAGGCTTACGAGGTGCTGGTCGAGCTGAGTCAGTTCCTGGCCTAG
- a CDS encoding SDR family oxidoreductase, translated as MQTLHGKTVVITGAGSGIGRALAIQASGEGARLAISDIDADGLAATARMCGSGADLHTARLDVANRAAWTPYAAEVLERFGHVNVIVNNAGVALSSNVIDMSYDDLEWLMNINFWGAVHGTKTFLPHLVESGDGHVVNISSLFGLLAVPSQSAYNAAKFAVRGFTEALRMEMQDAGHPVGVTCVHPGGIKTSIARSGRGDALHDPAEVAAHFDENLARTTPERAAEVIWRAVRRNKARALVGTDAKVLDLVVRLLGSGYQPVVGRAVGRDSDQQPKVTAQHDLGKVRA; from the coding sequence ATGCAGACGCTGCACGGCAAGACCGTCGTCATCACCGGGGCCGGCTCCGGTATCGGCCGCGCATTGGCCATCCAGGCATCCGGCGAAGGCGCCCGACTGGCCATCTCCGACATCGACGCGGACGGATTGGCAGCTACCGCGCGGATGTGCGGATCGGGCGCCGATCTGCACACTGCCCGCCTCGACGTCGCCAACCGTGCGGCGTGGACGCCGTACGCCGCTGAGGTTCTCGAGCGGTTCGGCCACGTCAACGTCATCGTCAACAACGCAGGAGTCGCGCTCTCCAGCAACGTCATCGACATGTCGTACGACGACCTCGAGTGGCTGATGAACATCAACTTCTGGGGCGCCGTCCACGGCACCAAGACCTTCCTGCCGCACCTGGTCGAGAGCGGTGACGGTCACGTGGTCAACATCTCCAGCCTGTTCGGGCTCCTTGCCGTGCCGAGCCAGTCGGCGTACAACGCAGCGAAGTTCGCAGTTCGCGGGTTCACCGAAGCGCTGCGGATGGAGATGCAGGACGCCGGCCACCCCGTCGGGGTCACGTGCGTGCATCCCGGAGGCATCAAGACCTCGATCGCCCGCAGCGGCCGCGGCGACGCGCTGCACGATCCGGCGGAGGTCGCCGCGCACTTCGACGAGAACCTGGCGCGCACGACACCGGAGCGAGCCGCCGAGGTGATCTGGCGGGCGGTGCGCCGCAACAAGGCGCGTGCCCTCGTCGGTACCGATGCGAAGGTGCTCGACCTCGTCGTCCGACTGCTCGGCTCGGGCTACCAGCCAGTCGTCGGCCGGGCCGTGGGGCGAGACAGCGACCAGCAGCCGAAAGTAACGGCACAGCACGACCTCGGCAAGGTGCGCGCGTGA
- a CDS encoding TetR/AcrR family transcriptional regulator has product MSGTVRRTRLASHERRAQLLAIGVAMLANRRLEDLAIDDIADQAGISRGLLFHYFDSMHEYQVAVTEAVMDDLVERLAQPTAEDGSPAERLRGSLSVYIDYIAERPEMYRSVICGAASGHERVRVLADRTREQIVDLLLSSLRSDDDTGVLAQPAARLGAHAWIAMTEELATRWLENPVIDRDALIGRIVAALPGLLGVETIEGLG; this is encoded by the coding sequence GTGAGCGGCACGGTACGGCGTACCCGGCTGGCATCTCACGAACGCCGCGCACAACTGCTGGCCATCGGTGTGGCAATGCTCGCGAACCGACGGCTGGAAGACCTCGCTATTGACGACATCGCCGACCAGGCGGGCATCTCCCGAGGACTGCTGTTCCACTACTTCGACTCGATGCACGAGTACCAGGTCGCGGTGACCGAGGCGGTCATGGACGACCTCGTCGAGCGACTAGCCCAGCCGACTGCCGAGGACGGTTCGCCTGCCGAGCGCCTTCGAGGATCGCTGTCGGTCTACATCGACTACATCGCGGAGCGGCCGGAGATGTACCGGTCGGTGATCTGCGGCGCGGCGTCCGGCCATGAGCGGGTGCGGGTGCTTGCGGATCGCACCCGTGAGCAGATCGTCGATCTGCTGCTGTCCAGCCTGCGCTCGGACGACGACACGGGAGTCCTCGCCCAACCGGCCGCCCGCCTGGGCGCGCACGCGTGGATCGCGATGACCGAGGAGCTCGCGACGCGCTGGCTGGAGAATCCGGTGATCGACCGCGACGCGCTGATCGGCCGAATCGTCGCCGCCTTGCCCGGCCTGCTCGGCGTGGAGACGATCGAAGGATTGGGCTAG
- a CDS encoding carbohydrate kinase family protein yields MPNFEPSERAIRDFGALQAKDGQQAVVQSPRVMIDPLSSVRRPGDPFVDVFCAGQVFFDIVFTGLAEMPRLGTEEWAPGMGSSPGGMANMAVAMRRLGLRTWLAAAFGDDMYGDYCWDTLGGQEDIDLSASRRFDGWHSPVTVSMALERDRTMITHGHPAPQALDQMIGSPPASRACFAALELEEQRWVRHAYDSGALVFADLSWDTSQAWSQQMIERLRDCHVFLPNAVEAMVLSRTDSPERAAAALAEHVPVIVVTRGRNGAYAIDQRTGETADIPGIHVDAIDPTGAGDVFGAGFMVGTLAGWQLGDRLRFANLCAALSVQHFGGSLAAPGWGEISSWYQHNIEAGSGGEQLGEYGFLADILPSIALGPVRRAGATIGLRRRT; encoded by the coding sequence ATGCCCAACTTCGAGCCGTCCGAACGCGCGATCCGCGACTTCGGCGCGCTGCAGGCGAAGGATGGTCAACAGGCGGTAGTCCAAAGCCCGCGGGTGATGATCGACCCGCTGTCCTCTGTGCGCCGCCCTGGTGACCCGTTCGTGGACGTCTTCTGCGCGGGTCAGGTGTTCTTCGACATTGTCTTCACCGGGCTGGCGGAGATGCCGCGTCTCGGCACCGAGGAGTGGGCGCCGGGGATGGGTTCCAGCCCGGGTGGGATGGCGAACATGGCGGTCGCGATGCGCCGGCTCGGGCTGCGCACCTGGCTGGCTGCTGCCTTCGGGGACGACATGTACGGCGACTACTGCTGGGACACCCTGGGCGGACAGGAGGACATCGACCTGTCGGCATCGCGGCGCTTCGATGGATGGCACTCGCCGGTCACGGTGTCGATGGCGCTGGAGCGCGATCGCACGATGATCACCCACGGGCACCCAGCCCCGCAGGCCCTTGATCAGATGATCGGATCGCCGCCGGCTTCGCGAGCGTGTTTCGCCGCGCTCGAGCTCGAGGAGCAGCGGTGGGTGCGGCATGCCTACGACTCGGGCGCGCTGGTGTTCGCCGACCTCAGCTGGGACACCAGCCAGGCGTGGTCCCAGCAGATGATTGAGCGCCTGCGGGACTGTCACGTGTTCCTGCCCAACGCGGTCGAGGCGATGGTGCTCAGCCGCACGGACTCGCCCGAGCGGGCGGCCGCCGCGCTGGCCGAGCACGTTCCGGTCATCGTCGTCACCCGCGGCCGCAACGGCGCCTACGCGATCGACCAGCGCACGGGCGAGACCGCCGACATCCCCGGCATCCACGTCGACGCGATCGACCCCACCGGTGCCGGTGACGTCTTCGGCGCCGGCTTCATGGTCGGGACGTTGGCCGGCTGGCAGCTCGGCGACCGATTGCGGTTCGCCAATCTCTGCGCGGCGCTGTCAGTCCAGCACTTCGGCGGCTCGCTGGCCGCTCCCGGCTGGGGCGAGATCTCCAGCTGGTACCAGCACAACATCGAGGCCGGCAGCGGCGGTGAGCAGCTCGGCGAGTACGGCTTTCTCGCGGACATTCTGCCCAGCATTGCCCTCGGCCCGGTACGCCGCGCGGGTGCCACAATCGGCCTGCGACGCCGCACCTAA
- the thiD gene encoding bifunctional hydroxymethylpyrimidine kinase/phosphomethylpyrimidine kinase, with protein sequence MSNSAPAIALTIAGSEATGGAGCQADLKTFQARGVFGMVALTCIVSFDPKNDWGHRFVPVDPEVIADQLEAEFSCYTPDAVKIGMLGTPVTIETVANALRQYEPKNLVLDPVLICKGQEPGAALDTDNALKAQILPLAKLVTPNHFESMALSGMNSIESVDDLVAAAKAIHEKSGAVVLAKGGVRLEGPDAVDVFYDGATLEVLSVPKVGEHAVSGAGCSLAAAITAELAKGASPLDACRSAKDFVTQGIEARVGSNAPFDALRQINS encoded by the coding sequence ATGAGCAACTCTGCACCCGCTATCGCGCTGACCATCGCCGGCTCCGAGGCCACCGGCGGCGCCGGCTGCCAGGCCGACCTGAAGACCTTCCAGGCCCGCGGCGTCTTCGGCATGGTCGCCCTCACCTGCATCGTCAGCTTCGATCCCAAGAACGACTGGGGCCACCGGTTCGTGCCGGTCGACCCCGAGGTCATCGCCGACCAGCTCGAAGCCGAGTTCTCCTGCTACACGCCGGATGCGGTGAAGATCGGGATGCTCGGTACGCCCGTCACGATCGAGACCGTGGCGAACGCGCTGCGTCAGTACGAGCCGAAGAACCTGGTGCTCGACCCTGTCCTCATCTGCAAGGGGCAGGAGCCCGGCGCCGCACTGGACACCGACAACGCGCTGAAGGCGCAGATCCTGCCGCTGGCGAAGCTAGTCACCCCCAACCACTTCGAGTCGATGGCGCTCTCGGGCATGAACTCGATCGAGTCCGTCGACGACCTCGTCGCCGCCGCCAAGGCGATCCACGAGAAGTCCGGCGCCGTCGTCCTCGCCAAGGGCGGGGTGCGGCTCGAGGGGCCGGACGCCGTCGACGTCTTCTACGACGGCGCGACCCTCGAGGTACTCAGTGTGCCCAAGGTCGGCGAGCACGCCGTCTCCGGCGCGGGCTGCTCGCTCGCCGCCGCGATCACCGCCGAGCTCGCCAAGGGAGCCAGCCCGCTGGATGCCTGCCGGTCCGCGAAGGACTTCGTGACCCAGGGCATCGAGGCTCGGGTCGGCTCGAACGCGCCCTTCGACGCACTGCGCCAGATCAACTCCTGA
- a CDS encoding PhzF family phenazine biosynthesis protein, with amino-acid sequence MHDYTEVDVFTDELLLGNPVAVVHDAEDLTDEQMAAFARWTNLSETAFLLPPTTDEADYRVRIFTPGEELPFAGHPTLGSARAWLAAGGRPATDGRVVQECGLGLITLRQDDDRLAFAAPQLLRSGPVDPDDLQQITAALRIPVDDVLAASWCDNGPGWVGLLLGDADAVLDLRPDWSAFADYKIGVIGPCRTGGTADYEVRAFCPQFGILEDPVTGSLNASLAQWLIGEGRAPERYVAQQGTAMKRRGRIHVSRDGDDIWVGGDCVIGVRGELDL; translated from the coding sequence GTGCACGACTACACCGAGGTCGACGTCTTCACCGACGAGCTCCTGCTTGGCAACCCGGTCGCCGTCGTCCACGACGCAGAGGACCTCACCGACGAGCAGATGGCCGCCTTCGCCCGCTGGACCAACCTCTCCGAGACCGCCTTCCTGCTGCCGCCCACCACTGATGAGGCCGACTACCGGGTTCGGATCTTCACCCCCGGCGAAGAGCTACCGTTCGCGGGACATCCCACGCTGGGCAGCGCTCGGGCCTGGCTCGCCGCCGGCGGCCGCCCCGCCACCGACGGCCGCGTCGTTCAGGAGTGTGGCCTCGGGCTGATCACGCTGCGCCAGGACGACGATCGTCTCGCGTTCGCCGCCCCGCAGCTGCTGCGCAGCGGACCGGTCGACCCCGATGATCTCCAGCAGATCACCGCTGCGCTACGGATCCCCGTCGATGACGTCCTCGCCGCGTCCTGGTGCGACAACGGCCCAGGATGGGTCGGGCTGCTGTTGGGGGACGCCGACGCCGTCCTCGATCTGCGTCCGGACTGGTCGGCGTTCGCCGACTACAAGATCGGGGTGATCGGCCCGTGCCGCACCGGCGGCACCGCCGACTACGAGGTGCGCGCCTTCTGTCCCCAGTTCGGCATCCTCGAGGACCCGGTCACCGGCAGCCTGAACGCCAGCCTCGCGCAATGGCTGATCGGCGAGGGGCGGGCACCCGAGCGATACGTTGCGCAGCAGGGCACCGCGATGAAGCGGCGCGGCAGGATCCACGTCTCCCGAGACGGCGATGACATCTGGGTCGGCGGCGACTGTGTGATCGGCGTCCGCGGCGAGCTGGACCTGTAG
- a CDS encoding XdhC/CoxI family protein, with amino-acid sequence MREILSELLPWWRDGKAVGMGTVVATFRSAPRPAGASMIVGPDDEAFGSVSGGCVEGAVFEEAKLVVSGESDPALHRYGISDDDAFSVGLTCGGILDVFVEEISKRTFPELEQVATSIEEHEPVAVVTCVAGPEDRLGNRLIIWNDRTAGSLGLTRLDEAVTDDARGMLAAGRTATVHYGHDGERRGDDLTLFVSSYAPPRRMLVFGAIDFAAAVAKIGTFLGHKVTVCDARPVFATPKRFPDAHEVVVEWPHRYLQSEVEAGRLDERTIICVLTHDPKFDVPLLQAALPLDVAYIGAMGSRRTHEDRLERLRAAGVPQDQIDKLSSPVGLDLGARTPEETAVSIAAEIIALQWGGDGRRLSELDGRIHKDAER; translated from the coding sequence ATGCGTGAGATCTTGAGCGAGCTGCTCCCTTGGTGGCGCGACGGCAAGGCCGTCGGGATGGGGACGGTCGTCGCGACTTTCCGGTCGGCGCCCAGACCCGCGGGCGCGTCGATGATCGTGGGGCCGGACGACGAGGCCTTCGGCAGCGTCAGCGGCGGTTGCGTCGAGGGCGCGGTCTTCGAAGAAGCCAAGCTGGTCGTCAGCGGTGAGAGCGATCCCGCCTTGCACCGGTATGGCATCAGCGACGACGACGCCTTCTCGGTGGGGCTCACCTGCGGTGGGATCCTCGACGTCTTCGTCGAGGAGATCAGCAAGCGAACCTTCCCCGAACTGGAACAGGTCGCGACCTCGATCGAGGAGCACGAGCCGGTCGCAGTCGTCACCTGCGTCGCCGGCCCAGAGGATCGGCTCGGCAACCGGCTGATCATCTGGAACGACCGCACCGCAGGGAGCCTGGGGCTCACACGGCTCGACGAGGCGGTCACGGACGACGCACGGGGCATGCTCGCTGCAGGGCGCACCGCCACGGTGCACTACGGGCACGACGGCGAACGTCGCGGCGACGACCTGACGCTCTTCGTGTCGTCGTACGCGCCGCCGCGTCGGATGCTGGTCTTCGGCGCGATCGACTTCGCCGCCGCCGTCGCCAAGATCGGCACGTTCCTAGGCCACAAGGTCACCGTCTGCGACGCCCGTCCGGTCTTCGCCACGCCCAAGCGGTTCCCGGATGCACACGAGGTCGTGGTCGAGTGGCCGCACCGGTATCTGCAGTCCGAGGTCGAGGCGGGACGGCTGGACGAGCGCACCATCATCTGCGTGCTGACCCATGACCCGAAGTTCGACGTCCCGCTGCTGCAGGCGGCGCTGCCACTCGATGTCGCCTATATCGGCGCGATGGGGTCGCGTCGCACCCATGAGGACCGACTCGAACGACTCCGCGCGGCCGGCGTTCCGCAGGACCAGATCGACAAGCTCAGCTCTCCCGTCGGCCTGGACCTCGGCGCCCGCACACCCGAGGAGACCGCCGTCTCGATCGCGGCCGAGATCATCGCACTGCAGTGGGGCGGCGACGGCAGGCGGCTCAGCGAGCTCGACGGCCGCATCCACAAGGACGCCGAACGCTAG
- a CDS encoding VWA domain-containing protein — MTAGWMLHYADKETAVDPRGVDEILLGFARMLRVAGVDVTPDRTHSMLQAVHQLDVLRQDDVYWAGRLTLCVSPDDLKKYDAGFAAYFEGKEAIKNRGLPVEQPRPVHMPIGIDASESSEREDADDDPIPGQATDQEVLRHKDFADLSESDRQALKQMFELLAPMTSSRRSRRFRHSHSGVSDAHRSIRAAMRTGGELAHLEWRDRRVRPRKLVIIGDISGSMAPYSDAILRFCHAAVRRNPVATEVFTLGTRLTRVTRELRQRDPDKALKAAGAAIPDWSGGTQLGEMLRAFLDRWGQRGTARRAIVVIFSDGWERGDPELLGEQMRRLHRLAHKVIWANPHKGHEGYQPLTGGILAALPSIDEFVAGHSFDSYERLARLIADA; from the coding sequence ATGACCGCGGGCTGGATGCTCCACTACGCCGACAAGGAGACGGCGGTCGACCCACGCGGCGTGGATGAGATCCTGCTCGGGTTCGCTCGGATGCTGAGGGTGGCAGGAGTCGACGTCACCCCCGACCGCACCCATTCGATGCTGCAGGCGGTGCACCAGCTCGACGTACTGCGGCAGGACGACGTGTACTGGGCCGGACGGCTCACCCTCTGCGTCAGCCCCGACGACCTGAAGAAGTACGACGCCGGTTTCGCCGCCTACTTCGAAGGCAAGGAAGCGATCAAGAACCGCGGCCTACCGGTCGAGCAGCCTCGCCCGGTCCATATGCCGATCGGCATCGATGCGTCGGAAAGCAGCGAGCGTGAGGACGCGGACGACGACCCGATCCCGGGCCAGGCCACCGACCAGGAAGTGTTGCGACACAAGGACTTCGCCGACCTGAGCGAGTCAGATCGTCAGGCGCTCAAGCAGATGTTCGAGCTGCTCGCCCCGATGACGTCGTCCCGTCGCTCGCGCCGGTTCCGGCACTCACACAGCGGCGTGAGCGACGCACACCGGTCGATTCGCGCTGCCATGCGCACCGGCGGAGAGCTGGCGCACCTCGAGTGGCGCGATCGGCGAGTGCGGCCCCGCAAGCTCGTGATCATCGGCGACATCAGCGGGTCCATGGCACCGTACTCCGACGCCATCCTCCGCTTCTGCCACGCCGCCGTACGACGCAACCCGGTCGCCACGGAGGTCTTTACGCTCGGCACGCGGCTGACCCGGGTGACCCGCGAGCTGCGTCAGCGTGATCCCGACAAGGCGCTGAAGGCAGCAGGGGCGGCGATCCCCGACTGGAGCGGCGGCACCCAGCTCGGCGAGATGCTGCGCGCGTTCCTGGATCGCTGGGGCCAGCGGGGCACGGCCCGTCGCGCTATTGTCGTGATCTTCAGTGATGGCTGGGAACGCGGAGACCCCGAGCTGCTCGGTGAGCAGATGCGTCGCCTGCATCGTCTGGCCCACAAGGTGATCTGGGCGAATCCGCACAAGGGCCACGAGGGCTACCAGCCGTTGACCGGCGGCATCCTGGCCGCTCTGCCGAGCATCGACGAGTTCGTGGCCGGCCATTCCTTCGACTCCTACGAACGACTAGCGAGGTTGATTGCCGATGCGTGA
- a CDS encoding MoxR family ATPase translates to MAMKQYDDPQALAAALDQTDYIADEGLATAAFLALRMGRPLFLEGDAGVGKTALAQALAEVLDATLIRLQCYEGIDASQALYDWDFARQMLHLRAAESDQSAGREQIEHELYDRRFLIARPLLQALETSPAVLLIDELDRADDEFEAFLLEILAESSVTIPELGTIKAETPPLTVITSNRTREVHDALKRRCLYHWVAHPAFDREVEIIRRRLPEVSESLSRQVAGAVGKLRQAELLKPPGVAEAIDWVQALHLLGVRELTPENAATSLGAVLKYREDSERVIAGDLDKLLGG, encoded by the coding sequence ATGGCGATGAAGCAGTACGACGATCCCCAGGCGCTGGCGGCTGCGCTGGATCAGACCGACTACATCGCCGATGAGGGTCTGGCGACGGCCGCCTTCCTCGCGCTGCGCATGGGGCGGCCGCTGTTCCTCGAGGGCGACGCCGGCGTGGGCAAGACGGCCCTCGCGCAGGCGCTCGCCGAAGTGCTCGACGCCACGCTCATCCGGCTGCAGTGCTACGAGGGGATCGATGCCTCGCAGGCGCTTTACGACTGGGACTTCGCCCGCCAGATGCTGCACCTGCGGGCCGCCGAGAGCGACCAGTCGGCCGGCCGCGAGCAGATCGAGCACGAGCTCTACGACCGCCGCTTCCTCATCGCCCGGCCTCTGCTGCAGGCGCTCGAGACCAGCCCGGCCGTGCTGCTGATCGACGAGCTCGATCGCGCGGACGACGAGTTCGAGGCCTTCCTGCTGGAGATCCTGGCCGAGTCCTCGGTTACCATCCCCGAGCTCGGCACCATCAAGGCCGAGACGCCGCCGCTGACGGTCATCACCTCCAACCGCACCCGTGAGGTGCACGATGCGCTCAAGCGCCGCTGCCTTTATCACTGGGTCGCGCACCCGGCCTTCGACCGCGAGGTCGAGATCATCCGTCGCCGACTCCCGGAGGTCAGCGAGTCGCTCAGCCGGCAGGTCGCCGGCGCGGTCGGCAAGCTGCGCCAGGCCGAGCTGCTCAAGCCTCCCGGCGTGGCGGAGGCGATCGACTGGGTGCAGGCGTTGCACCTGCTCGGCGTCCGCGAGCTCACCCCAGAGAACGCTGCGACGTCCCTCGGGGCCGTGCTGAAGTACCGCGAGGACTCCGAGCGCGTGATCGCAGGCGACCTCGACAAGCTGCTCGGCGGGTAG